In one Rhopalosiphum padi isolate XX-2018 chromosome 3, ASM2088224v1, whole genome shotgun sequence genomic region, the following are encoded:
- the LOC132925578 gene encoding general transcription factor II-I repeat domain-containing protein 2-like, which yields MFSKKRKVDNENRKFLAEWTEQYFFTLPVRAGAVPVCLICNSTVAVVKCANLKRHYDTIHKDFEKKFPLDSAARKDKLQAYLLSYKNSTTMLVKSMSGQEKSIEAALRVCWTLNKHQKPFTDSEIVKECILEVATALFEDKKDIINAIQNIPLSARSNTRRTELLADDNKNNLIHILQMAPCYAIAIDESCDIVDSEQMSIFVRFLDAESKVFRDELLALLPLKCKTRGEDLFKTFDDFMTKSNISYDKIVSISTDGAPAMIGKEKGFVKRIKDKNAEILSYQCIIYQTSLCGKLSTTLKEVMDIMIKLINFLRSRSALQHRQFKDFLFECDSVYSDLIQHNNIRWLSKGKVIERFWSIKEEVITFLVNLDSQESKQYHKFLTNESNMLSVAFLKDILTYLNVLNIELQGHNKLICDLISSVSAFRRKLEIFEEDIKNQDFIHFPTILEYKKNSDIDCSMFLSFLSDLGEEFGKRFKDFADIGKLSQFLKNPFEVSPTGEWIDVATKLFRLPKSSLQMEIIDLQEDISLQMNKTSSTEDFWIKHVLDKYMNYFEGTSKETEMNSKVGTKPNPMIKSPKRSDKGYAETPQPTNTSERAPGT from the exons ATGTTTTCCAAAAAACGTAAAGTTGACAATGAAAACAGAAAGTTCCTGGCTGAGTGGaccgaacaatatttttttacacttcCAGTAAGAGCTGGAGCCGTTCCAGTTTGTCTCATATGCAACAGTACAGTTGCTGTCGTTAAATGTGCTAATTTAAAGCGTCATTATGATACAATACataaagattttgaaaaaaaatttcctcTTGACAGTGCAGCGCGTAAAGATAAGCTCCAAGCGTATCTCTTGTCTTATAAAAATAGTACGACTATGTTAGTAAAAAGTATGAGTGGGCAAGAAAAGTCAATAGAAGCAGCATTGCGTGTTTGCTGGACGTTAAATAAGCACCAAAAGCCATTTACAGACTCAGAAATTGTAAAAGAGTGTATTTTGGAAGTAGCCACTGCACTTTTTGAAGATAAAAAGGACATAATTAATGCTATTCAAAATATTCCTCTATCAGCAAGAAGCAATACAAGAAGAACAGAACTATTGGCCGatgacaacaaaaataatttaattcacatTTTACAGATGGCTCCTTGCTACGCTATTGCAATTGATGAGTCATGTGATATTGTTGATTCTGAGCAGATGTCAATTTTCGTGCGCTTTTTAGACGCTGAAAGTAAAGTGTTTAGAGACGAGTTGTTAGCATTATTGCCATTGAAATGCAAGACTCGTGGAGAAGATTTGTTTAAAACTTTTGACGACTTCATGACTAAATCAAATATTAGTTATGATAAAATTGTGTCTATTTCAACCGATGGCGCCCCAGCAATGATTGGTAAAGAAAAAGGATTTGTTAAGAGAATCAAGGATAAGAATGCTGAAATACTTTCAtatcaatgtataatttatcaaacatcCCTGTGTGGCAAACTTAGTACAACGCTGAAGGAAGTAATGGACATAATGATtaagttgattaattttttgaGGTCCCGATCTGCTCTTCAGCACAGGcagtttaaagattttttatttgaatgtgaTTCAGTATATTCGGATTTAATTCAACATAACAATATCCGTTGGTTAAGTAAAGGCAAAGTGATCGAACGTTTTTGGAGTATAAAAGAAGAAGTAATCACGTTTTTGGTAAACTTGGATTCACAAGAATCAAAGCAGTATCATAAATTCTTAACAAACGAGAGCAATATGCTATCTGTGGCATTTTTAAAAGACAttcttacatatttaaatgtacttaatattGAGTTACAAGGGCATAACAAGTTAATTTGTGATCTGATATCAAGTGTATCTGCTTTCCGACGAAAACTTGAAATCTTTGAAGAAGatataaaaaatcaagattttATTCATTTTCCAACAATCCTTGAATATAAAAAGAATTCCGACATAGACTGCAgtatgtttttaagttttttgtcGGACCTTGGTGAAGAATTTGGTAAGAGATTCAAAGACTTTGCAGATATTGGAAAACTgtctcaatttttaaaaaatccgtTTGAAGTTTCTCCGACTGGAGAATGGATTGACGTTGCTACAAAATTATTCAGACTTCCAAAATCTTCACTTCAAATGGAAATTATTGATTTGCAAGAAGATATCTCATTGCAAATGAATAAGACTTCGTCTACTGAAGATTTTTGGATAAAACATGTCTTGGATAAATACATGAACT ATTTTGAAGGCACTAGTAAGGAAACAGAAATGAATTCTAAGGTTGGCACCAAGCCAAACCCAATGATTAAGTCACCCAAAAGAAGCGATAAAGGATATGCAGAGACTCCACAACCGACTAACACGTCTGAGCGTGCGCCAGGGACATGA
- the LOC132925579 gene encoding RING finger protein PFF0165c-like: MKRIKTNTVYNNVLKSDVNGYGKNANLYNANKYELLKYEMEKMNNNMEQLNNTLKTIIVEILNEKSINDTSMNSAIAALERYQNLKLEQNTQNGESYKENLDTTAKELKNILIENKYLQKRLKDSNIAIVNANEKIMVLSEKSDNEYNKKLNEIEEERLEWNDYQMQMENIIIEGYKALSRKDEYIKHQDFITDNLRQEKLDLETRLNKPVLELKSHQSEEIENYQNKIRKLSAIIAGMKRTLVSTKESHNIAISEMRGHLKELNTLIATKNDLINQQNITLNLMR, from the exons ATGAAAAGAATCAAAACAAAcacagtgtataataatgtattgaaatCGGACGTCAATGGATACGGGAAAAATGCTAATTTATATAATGCCAATAAATATGAACTTTTGAAATATGAAATGGaaaagatgaataataatatggaacagttaaacaatacattaaaaacGATCATAGTTGAGATATTAAATGAGAAAAGTATTAATGATACATCGATGAATTCGGCTATAGCCGCTTTGGAAAGGTATCAAAATCTCAAGTTGGAACAAAATACACAAAATGGAGAATCTTACAAAGAAAATCTAGATACAACAGCTAAGGAATTGAAAAATATCCTCATCGAAAACAAATATCTTCAAAAACG tttgaaaGATTCAAATATTGCAATAGTAAAcgcaaatgaaaaaattatggtCTTATCAGAAAAATCTGataacgaatataataaaaaattaaatgaaatagaaGAAGA acgTTTAGAATGGAATGACTATCAAATGCAAATGGAAAATATAATCATCGAAGGTTATAAAGCACTAAGCCGCAAAGATGAATATATCAAGCATCAAGATTTCATTACAGACAATTTAAGGCAAGAAAAACTTGATTTGGAAACACGATTGAATAAGCCAGTATTAGAATTAAAATCGCATCAATCGgaagaaatagaaaattatcaaaataaaataagaaaacttTCTGCAATCATCGCTGGTATGAAGAGAACATTAGTATCAACCAAAGAGTCACACAATATAGCGATATCGGAAATGAG GGGTCATCTTAAAGAACTGAACACCTTAATAGCTACGAAAAACGATTTGATTAACCagcaaaatataacattaaacttaATGAGATAG